The following are encoded together in the Oreochromis niloticus isolate F11D_XX linkage group LG12, O_niloticus_UMD_NMBU, whole genome shotgun sequence genome:
- the hic2 gene encoding hypermethylated in cancer 2 protein encodes MELPNHAKQLLLQLNQQRAKGFLCDVIIVVENALFRAHKNILAASSIYFKSLVLHDNLINLDTEMVNPSVFRQVLDFIYTGKLLSSSDQSNEQNFSALLTAASYLQLHDLAALCRKKLKRNGGKPLPGKPSTPGPLSRLRLNNQRLSSSTPTGHNNHYPPTPSDADQPQPDEGLRDKLSDDEMFVGTSGKNGNGGNGSSNGNLSSGGSAGEPDLGLDLSKKSPPSAGTATDALSPHSNSQGSPQSASVSTTNSASLDDSSTTLPGADTCISETMDLNSSSKTSEEIQNQPEGPPPQKKSRQGARKNEWPKREASGLKSEDHSRPLVNGVIVGPKDSRSSGIGGGSGNSFTSDQSFQCKDEEEGGENGQDHSEESGQSDGETAGGGGGTAGGHHSANYVYRQEGFEPAFGDNLYVCIPCGKGFPSSEQLNAHVETHTEDELYIKEEGGTFVKEEDEEEAEDLSATVGPSTFGSETRPFKCTVCSKSYKDPATLRQHEKSHWLTRPFPCNICGKMFTQRGTMTRHMRSHLGLKPFACEECGMRFTRQYRLTEHMRVHSGEKPYECQLCGGKFTQQRNLISHLRMHTSPS; translated from the coding sequence ATGGAACTGCCAAATCATGCCAAACAACTGCTGCTGCAACTCAACCAACAGAGAGCCAAGGGCTTCCTGTGTGATGTTATCATTGTGGTGGAGAATGCGCTCTTCCGTGCCCACAAGAACATCCTGGCGGCAAGCAGCATCTACTTTAAATCTTTGGTCCTCCATGACAACCTCATCAACCTCGACACAGAGATGGTTAACCCCTCGGTATTCAGACAAGTTCTTGACTTCATCTACACTGGAAAGCTATTGTCCTCATCAGACCAGAGCAATGAGCAGAACTTCAGTGCCCTCTTAACTGCAGCCAGCTACCTCCAGCTCCACGACCTTGCTGCTCTGTGCAGAAAGAAGCTTAAGCGCAATGGTGGGAAACCCCTGCCAGGTAAACCCTCCACTCCAGGTCCCCTTAGCCGCTTACGTCTCAACAACCAGCGGCTTTCCTCTTCTACCCCTACTGGCCACAATAACCACTATCCTCCAACCCCTTCCGATGCCGACCAGCCACAGCCAGATGAAGGCCTTCGGGACAAGCTCTCAGATGACGAGATGTTTGTTGGCACCTCTGGGAAGAACGGGAATGGGGGGAATGGAAGCAGTAATGGTAACCTCAGCAGCGGAGGAAGTGCGGGGGAACCGGACCTTGGACTAGACCTCTCCAAGAAGAGTCCACCCTCTGCGGGCACAGCCACCGATGCCCTCAGCCCACACAGCAACTCCCAAGGATCCCCTCAATCTGCCTCAGTATCCACAACCAACAGTGCCTCACTGGATGATTCGTCTACCACCTTGCCAGGTGCAGACACCTGCATCTCAGAGACCATGGACCTCAACTCCTCCTCTAAAACCTCAGAGGAAATCCAAAACCAGCCAGAGGGTCCTCCACCACAGAAAAAGTCCCGACAGGGAGCTCGGAAGAATGAATGGCCTAAGAGAGAGGCTTCAGGGTTGAAGTCCGAAGATCACAGCAGGCCCCTGGTTAATGGGGTAATTGTTGGTCCTAAAGATAGCCGCTCATCTGGGATTGGAGGTGGCAGTGGGAACAGCTTCACATCTGACCAGTCCTTCCAGTGTAAGGACGAGGAAGAAGGAGGAGAGAATGGCCAGGATCACAGTGAGGAAAGTGGTCAGAGTGATGGAGAGACTGCAGGAGGTGGAGGGGGAACAGCAGGGGGGCACCACAGCGCCAACTATGTGTACAGGCAGGAAGGTTTTGAGCCAGCATTTGGAGACAACCTCTATGTGTGTATTCCCTGTGGTAAGGGTTTCCCCAGTTCTGAACAGCTCAATGCTCACGTGGAGACGCATACTGAGGATGAGCTCTACATCAAAGAGGAGGGAGGAACCTTTGTgaaagaggaagatgaggaggaggccGAGGACCTTTCTGCCACTGTAGGTCCTTCTACCTTTGGTTCTGAAACGCGCCCGTTCAAGTGTACAGTGTGCAGTAAGAGCTACAAAGACCCAGCAACCCTGAGACAACATGAAAAGAGCCACTGGCTGACCAGGCCCTTCCCCTGCAACATCTGTGGCAAAATGTTCACCCAGAGGGGAACCATGACACGCCACATGCGCAGCCACCTCGGCCTGAAGCCATTTGCATGTGAAGAGTGTGGCATGCGCTTTACACGCCAGTACCGTCTGACAGAGCACATGCGTGTCCACTCTGGAGAGAAGCCGTATGAATGCCAGCTATGTGGGGGGAAGTTTACCCAGCAGCGCAACCTCATCAGTCACCTGAGAATGCACACCTCACCCTCTTAG